Proteins from a single region of Pseudomonadota bacterium:
- a CDS encoding DUF433 domain-containing protein, producing MNKLLERITIDPEVCGGKPCVKGTRIWVSLILDLLADGTVEAELLAEYPQLTHDDLLAAIAYGAEASRERVIPVPLGRVA from the coding sequence GTGAACAAGCTGCTTGAACGCATCACCATCGACCCGGAAGTGTGCGGCGGGAAGCCCTGCGTCAAAGGCACCCGCATCTGGGTATCGCTTATTCTCGACCTCCTGGCCGACGGCACGGTGGAAGCCGAACTTTTGGCGGAGTATCCGCAGCTCACCCATGACGACCTCTTGGCTGCGATCGCCTACGGTGCCGAGGCTTCGCGTGAGCGCGTCATTCCGGTGCCGCTCGGCCGGGTGGCGTGA